The Pontibacter sp. SGAir0037 DNA segment AGGGTGACTGTATGTGTTATAGGAGTTGTAACAGGTTACATAAACATGGCTGCATCAGCCTGCATGGTAAGTGGATGAAGAAGGGGGCATTAAGTTAATTCAAACTGAAGTTTCAGTAAATTAGCATATATGCCATTGTCGTTCATGGCCAGCTCTTCGTGCGATCCCTGTTCTGCAATCTCACCTCCATCAATTACCAAGATCTTGTCTACTTTGCGAATAGTAGCCAGGCGGTGTGCGATAACAATGGTTGTTCTGTTTTGCATCAGTTCATCCATCGCCTGCTGAATCAGGTGTTCTGACTCTGAGTCGAGGGAGCTGGTAGCTTCATCCAGAACAAGTATGGCAGGGTTTTTAAGTATAGCCCTGGCAATTGCTATACGCTGCCGCTGGCCGCCGGATAATTTTATACCCCGCTCACCTACCAGTGTATCCAACCCTTCCGGGAAAGACTGAATAAAATTCCAGGCATTTGCTTTTTGAGTAGCAGCTATGATCTCCTCTTCAGTTGCTTCTGGTCGGCCGTAAGCTATATTTTCGCGTATGGTACCGCCAAATAATAAAACCTCCTGCGGTACTATGCCAATATTGGCTCGTAAAGTTGTCAGGCTCATGTCACGGATATCCTGTCCGTCTACCAGAATCTGGCCGCTGCTTACATCATAAAAGCGCATCAGCAGTTGCACAATGGTAGATTTTCCTGCACCACTAGGGCCAACCAACGCAATTTTCTCGCCTGATTGTATGGTAAAGTTAATATCGTGGAGCACCTCTACATCGGTACGGGTAGGGTAGGAGAAGGCTACCTGATTGTAGGAAATGGCACCGGCTACTTTAGGTATCTCATGCAGCGGTGTCTGTACCTGGTTAGTAGGCTCGATCGGTTCTTCTAAAATTTCAAGTACCCGTTCGGTTGCACCCAGCGCCGATTGTACTTTGCCATACAGTTCACCCAAACCACCTACCGATGCACCTATAAACACTGTAAACATGACAAAGGTAAGAAGTTCGCCAGCCGATAATTCCTGGTTTTGTACCAGCGTAGCTCCGTACCAAAGCACCAGGATTATACCGCCAAATAAACCAACTATAATAAAGGTGATAAACGCACCACGGTAGTTAGCCGCAGAAAGGGCTGTTTTAACAGCTTTATTTAAAGTGGTTTTATAGCGGTTTACTTCAAACAATTCGTTCGTAAAAGCCTTTACCGTGTTAATAGCCTGCAGCGTTTCTTCTACAATGATGTTGGTATTGGCAAGCTCGTCCTGTGTCTTTTTGGAAAGCGTTTTAATCCTGCGCCCAAAAACCAGCGCTAAAGCTACCAGCACAGGAAACGTTGCCAGCATAAAGAGCGAAAGCTTGGTAGAAAGCCAGAGAATGAATGCAACGCCTACAATAAGTGTGGTTAACTGACGGAACAGTTCGGCCAGAGTAATAGACATGGCATCCTGTACCTGGGCCACATCGGTGGTAATGCGACTGGTAATTTCGCCAACACGCCTTTTCTCAAAAAAAGAGATGGGCAGCATCATGAATTTACTATACAGGTCGCGGCGGATATCAGCTACGGCATTCTCACTTACCTGCGCGAAAAAATACACCCTGAAAAAAGAAAAAATGCCCTGGAGCAGAATAATAGCGAAAAGAGCCAGGGAAATAACGTTGATATCCTGGATAAACCAATCAGAAGTGCCTGTTGCCGCATCTACTAACTTACCTGCAAACAGGGGAAACCCCATAAAGGTAAGACTGGAAAACACTAGAAAAATCAGGCCGATAATAAACTTGAATTTATAAGGGGCGATGTACTTAAATATCTGAAGGCCACGTTGGAAGCTTTCTTTGCTAATTTTTTTTCTTCCTTCACTGCTCTGTTCTCCACCAGGCCCGAATCCGCGTTTTGCCATTAATAAAATTGTTGTTATTGCTATAGAAATGCTGCCTTTGTGTTGGCTTAACGCGAAGGCAGCAAAGGGTTTGTGCTATTACAACAGCTATAGCGTTATAAAAATGCCACTTCCCCCAAAAATCTTACAAAGGTAAACATTCTGCTGAAATGGGAGTAGTGTGTTGTGCTGTTTTAAAGCAAGTAAAGTGATAGCTGTGCGGAGGTGTTTGTTATTACTATTGTAAAAATAAAAAGCCCGGAGCAGCCATAAGCGCTCCGGGCTTTTTATGTGGTATGTACACATGTTAAGCGATGCTCAGCTTAATCATATTAGTACGTTTTTCTTCGTTAAGCGGCATGCTGGCTGTGTTGATGAATACATCGCCTTGCTCCAGGTAACCAGCTTTTACCAGTATTTGTTTGATATCAGCTATGGTAGCATCTGTCGATTCAAATTTATCATAGTAGAAACCACGGATACCCCACACCAGGTTCAGGATGTTAAGCAGGCGGTGATTTTCTGTGAAGATAAACACATCGGACTTCGGACGGTGCTTGGTGATCTGGAAAGCAGTATAACCGGATTTGGTCATACCTATAATGGCACGTGCATTGGTGTCATGGGCCAGATGACAGGCATTTGCCACCAGGCTATCGTTGTAGAACGTTTCTGAGCTTGCGTTCAGTTTGTAGTTCTTATTATAGATATTGGTTGCATTGCGCTCAACCGATCGGATGGTCATGTTCATAGAACGGATTGTCTCGATCGGATAGGCACCTACCGCTGTTTCGGCGCTAAGCATTACTGTGTCGGCTCCGTCTATTACGGCGTTGGCTACGTCGTTTGTCTCGGCACGGGTTGGGCGAGGGTTCACAATCATACTTTCCATCATCTGGGTAGCCACGATAACAGGTTTTCCTGCCTCGTTACATTTAGCCACCAGCATTTTCTGGATCATAGGCACCTGCTCCATCCCAACTTCAACACCCAGGTCACCACGGGCAACCATGATAGCGTCTGTCGCCTCTATAATTTCATCGATATTGGTAATAGCTTCCGGCTTCTCTATTTTAGCGATTACACGGGTATCTTTACCTCTTTCGCTAATGATCTTCTTGATTTCGTAGATATCTTCTACACGGCGAACAAAAGAAAGCGCCACCCATTCTACATCGTTGTCAAGACCGAAGTGCAGGTCTTCCACGTCTTTCTCTGTCATAGACGGAGCAGATACCTTGGAATCAGGCAGGTTGATGCCTTTACGCGGCTTCACAATGCCACCGTAAATAACCTCAGCCTCTACCGTCATGTCTTTGTCGGTGCTGATAACCACCAGCTCCAGTTTGCCGTCATCCAGCAAGATGCTGTGGCCGGGCTCAACGTCTTTTGCCAGGTCTTTATAGATCGTAGAAAGTCTGTCGGCAGTAGTAATAGAGCCGTCGCAAACCAGTTTTATGCGCTGGCCTTCTTTAATTTCGATACCACCGTTTTCTACATCACCCAGTCGGATTTTAGGACCCTGTAAGTCCTGCACTAAGCAGACATTGGTCTCATACTGCTTGTTTATTTCGCGAACAAAATCAATAACCTTCTGGTGCTCAGAATAAGCACCATGAGAAAAGTTAAGGCGAAAAGCGTCTACGCCTTCCTGTACCAGGGCCAAAAGACGCTCGTACGTGTTACTGGCCGGGCCTATGGTTGCGAGTACTTTCGTCTTGTTAAAAGATATTTCCATGTTTATAATAGAAGGTTTTCCTTAAATTTAAGTGTTAGTGGATCAAATTGCTTAACATATTGTATGAGCGAAATGCGCTGTAATTTTTTTATGAGCTCCTGCGGGTACAACTGCTGCAATGCACCTGTAACCTGCAATATATAATCATATTCTTTCATGTCGGGCAGCAGGAATGGTTTTTTTAATGTATTAAAACCTAGTGCTCTGTTCCGGAAAAGCCTCACGGTGCTAAATTCGCTACTATAAAGGTAATTAGCAATAACTAGTTGATTTTTGCCCGTTAAATCATAATAAATATCCTGTTTTTTTATTAAATGAATATCTAAAAGCCTATTTAACGCCCAGGCAAGCTTATATTCTTTGCAGGGAGAAACCATACCATACAGGTCAAAGTTATACTCGTGCTCCACGTCCAGGTACAGTGTTTTCATGGCATGTAGTCTAATGGTTCCAAATGTAAGAAGCTCTGAGCGCAAATGCGCAGATTATGCCTAAAACTTTTATTAGAGCAATTTTTTTTGACATTGTCTTTTGAAAGTTATTTCTTTGCACTGTGTTTTAATAAACTATAAGAAAAAATGTCAGAAATCGCAGAAAAAGTAAAAGCTATCATCATCGATAAGCTGGGCGTTGAAGAGTCAGAGGTTACTCCAGAGGCTAGCTTCACAAACGATCTTGGTGCTGATTCACTAGATACTGTTGAGCTTATCATGGAATTTGAGAAAGAGTTCAACGTATCTATTCCAGATGATCAGGCCGAAAATATTGCTACAGTAGGTCAGGCTATTAGCTACTTGGAAGAGCACGCTAAGTAATATCCCTCCTTACCCTGATTTAATTTAGTATAAACATTTTTACTATCTATCCTCTACGAACAGCTTATGGAGCTTAAGAGAGTTGTAGTTACTGGGCTGGGCGCACTCACACCAGTTGGAAATACTGTTTCCGGTTATTGGAACGGATTGATCAATGGTGTGAGTGGCGCTGCGCCTATTACAAGGTTTGATGCAAGCAAGTTCAAGACCCAATTTGCCTGTGAAGTAAAAGGATACGAAGCTGAAAATTACTTCGACCGCAAAGAGGCCCGTAAAATGGACCTCTTCTCACAATTTGCCATGGTAGTAGCCGATGAGGCTGTGCAGGATGCCAATCTGACTGACAGTAACCTGGATGTAAGCCGTATAGGCGTTATCTGGGGTTCTGGAATCGGTGGCCTGCGTACTTTCCAGGAAGAGTGTGTGAACTTCGCAAACGGTGACGGTACTCCTCGTTTCAACCCATTCTTCATCCCGAAGATGATTGCTGACATTAGTGCTGGCCATATCTCTATCAAGTATGGTTTCCGCGGTCCTAATTTTGTGACTGTGTCTGCCTGCGCTTCTGCCACAAACGCTATTATAGACTCCTTTAACTATATCCGTCTGGGTATGGCCGATGCCATCGTGACCGGTGGCTCCGAGGCTGCAGTTACGGAAGCTGGTGTTGGCGGGTTTAACGCTTTAAAGGCACTTTCTGAGCGAAACGATTCTCCTGAAACTGCTTCCAGGCCTTTCGACAAAGACCGTGATGGTTTTGTGTTGGGCGAAGGAGCCGGTGCCCTTATTCTGGAAGAGTATGAGCATGCAAAGGCACGTGGCGCAAAGATTTACGCTGAGGTAATTGGTGGAGGCATGTCAGCTGACGCTTATCATATTACAGCTCCGCATCCGGATGGGTTAGGTGCTCTTAATGTGATGAAGAATGTGCTGCGCGATGCTAACATCAAACCGGAAGAAGTAGACTATATCAACGTACACGGTACTTCTACTCCTTTAGGTGATGTGAGCGAAACCAAAGCTATTCAGCAGGTATTCGGCGACCATGCCTACAAGCTGAATATCAGTTCTACCAAGTCTATGACTGGCCACCTGTTAGGTGCAGCTGGTGCTATCGAGGCTATTGCTTCTATTATGGCTATCCAGAACAATATCGTACCGCCAACCATCAATCACTTCACCGACGACGAAAGCTTCGACAGCGGCCTTAACTTTACATTTAATAAAGCGCAGGAGCGCGAAGTAAAGGTAGCGCTAAGCAATACGTTTGGATTTGGCGGTCATAATACTTCTGTTATCTTCAGACAACTGAACGACTAGTGTTTGGTCCAATTAAACCAGTACGGCGCTTTTATCATAGCTTATTTACAAGAGATAAAGAATTAGTGCGCGCCGTTTCTGGTATTATTGGCTCCACTCCCGATAATATCAGGCTCTATAAACTTGCCCTCACACATACTTCGTTTGCGCGCCAGTCTGCTGCCGGCAAACATGAAACCAATGAGCGGCTGGAGTTTTTAGGGGATGCTGTATTAGGAGCCGTCGTAGCAGAACACCTTTTTAATAAATTCCCTTACGAAGACGAGGGTTTTCTGACGGAGATTCGTTCGCGCATTGTGAACAGGGAATCTCTGAACCATATTGCCCTGAAAGTGGGCCTGAACCTGCTTGTAAAAGTAGATACCACAACGCATGGTGGTATGCGGCATAAGTCGGTTAATGGCAACGCTTTAGAAGCGCTGGTGGGTGCTGTTTACCTGGACAAAGGCTATGACAGAACCCGCCTGTTTATCCTGAACAAGCTCATCAAGCCACATGTAGACCTGCATCAGCTGGTGAATACAACTGCCAACTTTAAGAGCAAGCTGATTGAGTGGGCCCAAAGCCAGAACAAAGAAGTGCGTTTCGAAATTGTGAAGCGTAAGCAACAGGGCAACACGACTGAGTTTACATCCGAAGTTTACGTAGACGATAAGCCCATCGCCATAGGAGAAGGCCTTTCCAAGAAAAAAGCAGACCAGGCTGCTGCAGAAAAGAGCCTGGAGATCCTGCAAATCAAGTAATAGCTTTTTCCTTAGCCTTTCTGAATACCTGCTATATAGACAACGATAGTCTGTTCTGGAATTAGAGCCTTCCATTGTTCAATTCTAAGATAGAAAAAAGTCGTGCGTCTTGTGTCTTGATACTTGTGTCTGTTTCCAAAAAAGATGCAATTTCAATTTTCGATAAGTCAGGATGCAGTCTATAGTATGTATGTCCTTTCTCTCGGAGTGACACCCTTCCGGATTCCAATAATAGGTTATGACACGATCTATGCCTCTTCAAATCTAATATGCAAAATTCTGTATTTAAGCTTTAACTATTAACTTGCTACGGTATAGTTGCGTTATAGAAGCTCATGGAAGAAACTAAACTGCTTTTAGCAGGTGCTGCCCTAAACCAGACGCCCATAGACTGGGAAAGAAACCTGCAAAACATAAAGGATGCCATTACAGAGGCCATTTCAAATAAAGTTGACATACTGCTGCTGCCTGAGCTCTGCATTACCGGCTATGGTTGCGAAGATCTTTTCCTGAGTCCCTGGCTTGCAGAAGAAGCTTTCGAAAAGCTGCTCCAGGTAAAAGAATGGTGTGAAAACATTACCGTTTGCCTGGGCGTGCATGTAATTATCGGCCTGGATGTGTATAATACAGCCTGCGTTATCAAGAACAAACAAATTGTTGGCTTTACAGCCAAGCAGTTTCTTGCCCGCGATGGCGTGCATTATGAACCGCGGTGGTTTACACCCTGGCCGGCCCACCAGGTATCTGAATTCGAAATGTTTGGCCAGCGCTACCAGATCGGAGATATCATTTATGAAGAAAAAGGGGTAAAGTATGCCTTTGAGATCTGCGAAGATGCATGGCGGCCAAACCGACCGGCTGAGCGCCATATGCAGAAAGGGGTACAGCTAATTCTAAACCCCAGTGCCAGCCACTTTGCCTTAAGTAAAACTGATTTACGTTACAGGCTGGTGGTAGAAGCATCTAAAAAATACCAGTGTGCTTACTTGTACGCCAATTTGTTAGGTAATGAAGCCGGTCGCATGATCTACGACGGGGAAGTGCTGATTGCGCAAAACGGCAAGCTGATTCGCCGTAACGACCTGCTCTGCTTTAAGGATGTGGATATGGAGTGTGCCGAAGTATGCTTTGGCGAAAACCCTACGATAGAGGAAACAATAGAATACCTGCCCCCGATCGATGAAAACAAAGAAGTAATTGCTGCTTTAAGCCTGGCTTTGTTCGACTATATGCGCAAAAGCTATAGCCGTGGCTTTGTGCTGTCGTTAAGCGGAGGAGCCGACTCTTCGTTATGTGCGGTGGCGGTGGCCGAAATGGTGCGGCGTGGGGTCGAAAGCCTGGGCGTACTGGGTTTTGTGGCTAAATCGCGGATGTTTTCACTTCGGGAAACAGCTATATTCGAAGATATGCCCGAAGAGCAGG contains these protein-coding regions:
- a CDS encoding ABC transporter ATP-binding protein — protein: MAKRGFGPGGEQSSEGRKKISKESFQRGLQIFKYIAPYKFKFIIGLIFLVFSSLTFMGFPLFAGKLVDAATGTSDWFIQDINVISLALFAIILLQGIFSFFRVYFFAQVSENAVADIRRDLYSKFMMLPISFFEKRRVGEITSRITTDVAQVQDAMSITLAELFRQLTTLIVGVAFILWLSTKLSLFMLATFPVLVALALVFGRRIKTLSKKTQDELANTNIIVEETLQAINTVKAFTNELFEVNRYKTTLNKAVKTALSAANYRGAFITFIIVGLFGGIILVLWYGATLVQNQELSAGELLTFVMFTVFIGASVGGLGELYGKVQSALGATERVLEILEEPIEPTNQVQTPLHEIPKVAGAISYNQVAFSYPTRTDVEVLHDINFTIQSGEKIALVGPSGAGKSTIVQLLMRFYDVSSGQILVDGQDIRDMSLTTLRANIGIVPQEVLLFGGTIRENIAYGRPEATEEEIIAATQKANAWNFIQSFPEGLDTLVGERGIKLSGGQRQRIAIARAILKNPAILVLDEATSSLDSESEHLIQQAMDELMQNRTTIVIAHRLATIRKVDKILVIDGGEIAEQGSHEELAMNDNGIYANLLKLQFELT
- a CDS encoding acyl carrier protein; protein product: MSEIAEKVKAIIIDKLGVEESEVTPEASFTNDLGADSLDTVELIMEFEKEFNVSIPDDQAENIATVGQAISYLEEHAK
- the rnc gene encoding ribonuclease III, which encodes MRAVSGIIGSTPDNIRLYKLALTHTSFARQSAAGKHETNERLEFLGDAVLGAVVAEHLFNKFPYEDEGFLTEIRSRIVNRESLNHIALKVGLNLLVKVDTTTHGGMRHKSVNGNALEALVGAVYLDKGYDRTRLFILNKLIKPHVDLHQLVNTTANFKSKLIEWAQSQNKEVRFEIVKRKQQGNTTEFTSEVYVDDKPIAIGEGLSKKKADQAAAEKSLEILQIK
- a CDS encoding IPExxxVDY family protein, encoding MKTLYLDVEHEYNFDLYGMVSPCKEYKLAWALNRLLDIHLIKKQDIYYDLTGKNQLVIANYLYSSEFSTVRLFRNRALGFNTLKKPFLLPDMKEYDYILQVTGALQQLYPQELIKKLQRISLIQYVKQFDPLTLKFKENLLL
- the nadE gene encoding NAD(+) synthase, with translation MEETKLLLAGAALNQTPIDWERNLQNIKDAITEAISNKVDILLLPELCITGYGCEDLFLSPWLAEEAFEKLLQVKEWCENITVCLGVHVIIGLDVYNTACVIKNKQIVGFTAKQFLARDGVHYEPRWFTPWPAHQVSEFEMFGQRYQIGDIIYEEKGVKYAFEICEDAWRPNRPAERHMQKGVQLILNPSASHFALSKTDLRYRLVVEASKKYQCAYLYANLLGNEAGRMIYDGEVLIAQNGKLIRRNDLLCFKDVDMECAEVCFGENPTIEETIEYLPPIDENKEVIAALSLALFDYMRKSYSRGFVLSLSGGADSSLCAVAVAEMVRRGVESLGVLGFVAKSRMFSLRETAIFEDMPEEQAVRALVGRMLVCAYQGTVNSSDDTYNSAKGLADSIGAVFHSWTIDDEVVGYTSKIESAIERRLTWENDDLTLQNIQARVRAPAIWMLANIHGALLMATSNRSEAAVGYATMDGDTAGGISPIAGIDKAFIRQLLIWMQLELGYEGLQYVNQLQPTAELRPASEAQTDEKDLMPYEILNTIERYAFYDRLSPVQVQEKLISEGIADSEKAQQYIEKFYKLWSRNQWKRDRYAPSFHLDDYNLDPRSWLRFPIVSGGFRDELEKLKSSGEI
- the fabF gene encoding beta-ketoacyl-ACP synthase II, which translates into the protein MELKRVVVTGLGALTPVGNTVSGYWNGLINGVSGAAPITRFDASKFKTQFACEVKGYEAENYFDRKEARKMDLFSQFAMVVADEAVQDANLTDSNLDVSRIGVIWGSGIGGLRTFQEECVNFANGDGTPRFNPFFIPKMIADISAGHISIKYGFRGPNFVTVSACASATNAIIDSFNYIRLGMADAIVTGGSEAAVTEAGVGGFNALKALSERNDSPETASRPFDKDRDGFVLGEGAGALILEEYEHAKARGAKIYAEVIGGGMSADAYHITAPHPDGLGALNVMKNVLRDANIKPEEVDYINVHGTSTPLGDVSETKAIQQVFGDHAYKLNISSTKSMTGHLLGAAGAIEAIASIMAIQNNIVPPTINHFTDDESFDSGLNFTFNKAQEREVKVALSNTFGFGGHNTSVIFRQLND
- the pyk gene encoding pyruvate kinase is translated as MEISFNKTKVLATIGPASNTYERLLALVQEGVDAFRLNFSHGAYSEHQKVIDFVREINKQYETNVCLVQDLQGPKIRLGDVENGGIEIKEGQRIKLVCDGSITTADRLSTIYKDLAKDVEPGHSILLDDGKLELVVISTDKDMTVEAEVIYGGIVKPRKGINLPDSKVSAPSMTEKDVEDLHFGLDNDVEWVALSFVRRVEDIYEIKKIISERGKDTRVIAKIEKPEAITNIDEIIEATDAIMVARGDLGVEVGMEQVPMIQKMLVAKCNEAGKPVIVATQMMESMIVNPRPTRAETNDVANAVIDGADTVMLSAETAVGAYPIETIRSMNMTIRSVERNATNIYNKNYKLNASSETFYNDSLVANACHLAHDTNARAIIGMTKSGYTAFQITKHRPKSDVFIFTENHRLLNILNLVWGIRGFYYDKFESTDATIADIKQILVKAGYLEQGDVFINTASMPLNEEKRTNMIKLSIA